Proteins encoded within one genomic window of Parolsenella massiliensis:
- a CDS encoding phosphatidate cytidylyltransferase produces the protein MSQTERGGASTRTNAPKTLDSASESLERRRKAHEGERVVGGLKSQKARSWTEKLLTRTTSGLVYALCIFACLFWGRIPTAVLVGAMAWLCGSEFYRMARLAGRMPNEFVGLCAVVLYPLAALARPEAETGITLLLMLACGTWYVLTPRASISDASITVFGAAYTGLLFSSVVTIRSCDAGFDGALLTFGVMGSVWVNDAFAYLVGSKLGRHKLAPRISPNKSWEGLVGGLVGSCIVWVIVWALGVRSINLGLALLAGVLCGCAGVVGDLFESRLKRSVGVKDSGNFMPGHGGLLDRSDSMLFACMTAYFVLHYGGIL, from the coding sequence GTGAGCCAGACCGAGCGTGGGGGAGCGAGCACCCGCACCAACGCGCCCAAGACCCTCGACTCCGCCTCCGAGTCGCTCGAGCGTCGCCGCAAGGCCCATGAGGGCGAGCGCGTCGTGGGTGGCCTCAAGAGCCAGAAGGCGCGCAGCTGGACCGAGAAGCTGCTCACCCGCACCACGTCTGGCCTCGTCTATGCGCTGTGCATCTTCGCTTGCCTGTTCTGGGGACGCATTCCCACGGCGGTGCTCGTTGGCGCCATGGCTTGGCTCTGTGGCTCGGAGTTCTATCGCATGGCCAGGCTCGCCGGTCGCATGCCCAACGAGTTCGTTGGGCTGTGTGCCGTCGTCCTCTATCCCTTGGCGGCGCTCGCCAGGCCCGAGGCCGAGACGGGCATCACGCTGCTGCTCATGCTCGCCTGCGGAACCTGGTACGTGCTCACGCCTCGGGCGAGCATCTCTGACGCCTCCATCACGGTCTTCGGCGCCGCCTACACGGGGCTTCTCTTCTCCTCGGTCGTCACGATTCGCTCGTGTGACGCCGGCTTTGACGGTGCCCTGCTCACGTTTGGCGTCATGGGCTCCGTGTGGGTCAACGACGCGTTCGCCTACCTCGTGGGCTCCAAGCTCGGACGCCACAAGCTGGCACCGCGCATCTCTCCCAACAAGAGCTGGGAGGGACTGGTCGGCGGTCTTGTGGGCTCGTGTATCGTGTGGGTCATCGTCTGGGCCCTCGGCGTTCGATCTATCAACCTGGGACTAGCGCTGCTCGCAGGCGTCCTGTGCGGATGCGCGGGCGTCGTCGGCGACCTGTTCGAGAGCCGTCTCAAGCGAAGCGTGGGCGTCAAGGACTCCGGCAACTTCATGCCCGGTCACGGCGGCCTTCTCGACCGCTCGGACTCCATGCTGTTCGCCTGTATGACGGCTTACTTCGTGCTCCACTACGGAGGAATACTTTGA
- a CDS encoding isoprenyl transferase, protein MQRDDQELINYFSEPPADVCLDDVDLGRLPSHISVIMDGNGRWATRQGMERGQGHIAGISSLRETITACVRLGIDVLSAYAFSTENWKRPQKEVDLLMHLFATTLVKELPLFHQENVRLEFLGDIESLPEKTRKVFEQGLSETADHTGMTLALAVNYGARAELARAARLISQEVAEGTLAVEDIDQKCVADHLYTADLPDPELLIRTSGELRLSNYLLWQLAYSEFYVTDTLWPDFDRWELLRAIRAFQGRDRRFGGVSAK, encoded by the coding sequence GTGCAGCGTGACGATCAAGAGCTGATCAACTACTTCTCGGAGCCTCCCGCCGACGTCTGCCTCGACGACGTCGACCTCGGGAGGCTCCCGAGCCATATCTCCGTCATCATGGACGGCAACGGCCGCTGGGCCACGCGCCAGGGCATGGAGCGCGGCCAAGGCCACATCGCCGGCATCTCGAGCCTGCGTGAGACCATCACCGCCTGTGTCCGCCTCGGCATCGACGTCCTGAGCGCCTATGCGTTCTCGACGGAGAACTGGAAGCGTCCGCAGAAGGAGGTGGACCTTCTCATGCATCTCTTCGCAACCACCCTCGTGAAGGAGCTGCCGCTGTTCCACCAGGAGAACGTCCGCCTCGAGTTCCTGGGTGACATCGAGTCGCTTCCCGAGAAGACGCGGAAGGTCTTTGAGCAGGGCCTGAGCGAGACGGCCGACCACACGGGTATGACGCTCGCCCTTGCCGTGAACTATGGCGCGCGCGCCGAGCTCGCCCGTGCCGCTCGACTCATCTCCCAGGAAGTGGCCGAGGGCACGCTTGCCGTAGAGGACATCGACCAAAAATGTGTGGCCGACCACCTCTACACGGCCGACCTCCCGGACCCGGAGCTGCTCATCCGCACCTCCGGCGAGCTCAGGCTCTCCAACTACCTGCTATGGCAGCTCGCCTACAGCGAGTTCTACGTCACCGATACCCTGTGGCCCGACTTCGACCGCTGGGAGCTCCTCCGCGCCATTCGCGCCTTTCAGGGCCGCGACCGTCGCTTTGGCGGGGTGAGCGCCAAGTGA
- the pyrH gene encoding UMP kinase, with translation MTDYMYKRVLLKLSGEALMGEAGYGIDPKVVDHLAKEIKLIHDDGVQVGVVVGGGNIFRGVAGAAGGMDRAQADYMGMLATVMNALALQDGFERNGMTARVMSAIKMDEVAEPYIRRRAIKHLEKGYIAIFAAGSGNPYFTTDTAAALRACEIDADCLMKATKVDGIYDSDPMKNPDAKRFDTITYREVLTRDLKVMDATATALCSDNNMSMIVFNIDQPHVFADALKGLPVGTTVVGEETH, from the coding sequence ACGGACTATATGTACAAGCGAGTGCTCCTTAAGCTTTCCGGCGAAGCCCTCATGGGCGAGGCGGGCTATGGCATCGACCCCAAGGTCGTTGACCACCTCGCCAAGGAGATCAAGCTCATCCATGACGACGGTGTCCAGGTTGGCGTCGTCGTGGGCGGCGGCAACATCTTCCGCGGCGTCGCCGGTGCCGCCGGTGGCATGGACCGCGCCCAGGCAGACTACATGGGCATGCTCGCCACCGTCATGAACGCGCTGGCCCTCCAGGACGGCTTCGAGCGCAACGGCATGACCGCTCGCGTCATGAGCGCCATCAAGATGGACGAGGTTGCCGAGCCCTACATTCGCCGTCGAGCCATCAAGCACCTCGAGAAGGGCTACATCGCCATCTTCGCCGCCGGCTCTGGCAACCCCTACTTCACCACTGACACCGCCGCGGCGCTCCGCGCCTGCGAGATCGATGCCGACTGCCTCATGAAGGCCACGAAGGTCGACGGCATCTACGACTCCGATCCCATGAAGAACCCGGATGCCAAGCGCTTCGACACTATCACGTACCGCGAGGTCCTCACGCGTGACCTCAAGGTCATGGACGCCACGGCCACGGCGCTTTGCTCCGACAACAACATGTCCATGATCGTGTTCAACATCGACCAGCCGCACGTCTTCGCAGACGCTCTCAAGGGACTGCCGGTTGGCACCACCGTCGTTGGGGAGGAGACCCACTAA
- the dxr gene encoding 1-deoxy-D-xylulose-5-phosphate reductoisomerase produces MSIFEDISSTITRERPLRVALLGCSGSIGKQTLDVVRMHPDKLRLTALAVNSSCEGLVRAAREFDVSHVAIADETRRNDPALAELPKDCELGFGQDSVTRLASLPDVDSVLVAVVGEAGIWASHEALRAGKIWAPANKEALVIGGDLLMPMAKPGRVLPVDSEHNAIYQCLVGERRHDVKKIWLTCSGGPFFGRTREQLASVTAADALAHPTWKMGAKITIDCATLMNKGLEVIEAHHLFDVPIDDVNVLVHRQSKIHSAVEFADGSVKAQLGPSDMRVAIQYALSYPERWESPAAHVDWRCSEPLTFAAPDTEAFRCLDLALSAGKTGGTLPCAMNAANEVANEAFREGRCGFTDIDAIVEGVMDATHVEPLSSLEQIAEVDALARTRARDLLMRRA; encoded by the coding sequence TTGAGCATCTTCGAGGACATCTCAAGCACCATCACCAGGGAGCGCCCGCTACGCGTGGCGCTCCTTGGCTGCTCGGGCTCCATCGGCAAGCAGACGCTAGACGTCGTCCGCATGCATCCAGACAAGCTGAGGCTCACTGCCCTCGCCGTGAACTCATCGTGCGAGGGGCTCGTAAGGGCCGCCCGTGAGTTCGATGTGAGCCACGTGGCCATCGCCGACGAGACCCGTAGGAACGACCCGGCCCTCGCAGAGCTTCCCAAGGACTGTGAGCTCGGGTTTGGCCAGGACAGCGTCACTCGGCTCGCAAGCCTTCCCGACGTCGACAGCGTGCTCGTCGCCGTCGTGGGCGAGGCCGGCATCTGGGCGAGCCATGAGGCGCTAAGGGCCGGCAAGATCTGGGCGCCGGCCAATAAGGAGGCGCTCGTCATCGGCGGTGACCTGCTCATGCCCATGGCCAAGCCGGGCCGAGTCCTTCCTGTTGACTCCGAGCACAACGCCATCTACCAGTGCCTCGTTGGCGAGCGTCGCCATGACGTGAAGAAAATCTGGCTCACGTGCTCTGGTGGTCCGTTCTTTGGCCGCACGAGGGAGCAGCTCGCGAGCGTCACGGCGGCCGACGCCCTCGCTCACCCCACGTGGAAGATGGGCGCAAAGATCACGATTGACTGCGCCACGCTCATGAACAAGGGCCTCGAGGTCATCGAGGCGCACCACCTGTTCGATGTGCCTATCGACGACGTCAACGTGCTCGTGCATCGCCAGAGCAAGATTCACAGTGCGGTCGAGTTCGCGGATGGCTCCGTAAAAGCGCAGCTTGGCCCCTCTGACATGCGTGTGGCCATCCAATATGCGCTTAGCTATCCCGAGCGCTGGGAGTCGCCCGCCGCCCACGTTGACTGGCGCTGCTCCGAGCCGCTCACCTTTGCCGCCCCGGACACGGAGGCGTTCCGTTGCCTTGACCTTGCGCTCAGTGCCGGCAAGACCGGCGGCACGCTGCCCTGCGCGATGAACGCGGCGAACGAGGTCGCAAACGAGGCCTTCCGCGAGGGGCGATGCGGTTTCACCGACATCGATGCCATCGTCGAGGGCGTCATGGACGCCACTCACGTGGAGCCGCTCTCCTCGCTTGAGCAGATCGCCGAGGTTGACGCTCTGGCCCGCACGCGTGCCCGCGACCTTCTTATGAGGCGTGCATGA
- a CDS encoding RIP metalloprotease, whose amino-acid sequence MSALTSTASAIFWGVILLSSLVFVHEAGHFLAARAFGMRVTEFFLGMPCRWRISQKSADHGTEVGVTPILLGGYNRICGMEGQAGNLAAPILELVAKAGRIEISELASSLAASEDEVCEQLSVLVDWAALEPYYDEEAGESPSQKMWPRSVQTVQRDANLLTAFDSGHDFSLEGSTAAGEPHALPQGGAAELLDQERSHTYQGKGFVARVVTLVAGPLINVILGMALISGVLGICGVSVPSSSTVIGAVEDASLAQAAGIQAGDHIESVAGTHVESWTEMGQLLRSSIATGQPFDVTYERDGSRLSASVDSASVNNDGKFGITASAEVYRPTFLESISMGWHYFTSTVGYVAQLFQPAHTAEVVSQSTSIVGISVMASQAAQTGVESFLLLMAAISLSLGIMNLIPIPPLDGGKLLIELVQLVIRRDISPRVQGYLSYLGLALALVLFFAVLRQDILRFVIGG is encoded by the coding sequence ATGAGTGCGCTCACCAGCACCGCGTCGGCCATCTTCTGGGGTGTCATTCTCCTCTCCTCGCTCGTGTTCGTTCATGAGGCGGGACACTTCCTGGCGGCTCGCGCCTTCGGGATGCGCGTCACTGAGTTCTTCCTGGGCATGCCGTGTCGCTGGCGCATCTCCCAGAAGAGCGCGGACCACGGCACTGAGGTGGGCGTGACCCCCATCCTGCTCGGCGGCTACAACCGCATCTGCGGCATGGAGGGGCAGGCGGGAAATCTTGCCGCGCCCATCCTCGAGCTCGTTGCCAAGGCGGGGCGTATCGAGATCTCCGAGCTCGCGAGCTCGCTCGCAGCCAGCGAGGATGAGGTCTGCGAGCAGCTTTCCGTCCTCGTTGACTGGGCAGCGCTCGAGCCCTACTACGACGAGGAGGCAGGGGAGAGCCCCAGCCAGAAGATGTGGCCCCGTAGCGTGCAGACCGTTCAAAGAGACGCCAACCTTCTCACGGCCTTCGACTCGGGCCATGACTTCTCGCTTGAGGGGTCCACGGCGGCAGGGGAGCCCCACGCGCTTCCGCAGGGAGGTGCCGCCGAGCTTCTCGACCAAGAGCGCTCGCACACCTATCAGGGCAAGGGATTCGTTGCCCGCGTGGTCACGCTTGTGGCCGGTCCCCTCATCAACGTGATTCTGGGCATGGCACTTATCTCCGGTGTCCTCGGCATCTGCGGGGTCAGCGTTCCGAGCTCCTCGACGGTCATCGGAGCCGTCGAGGACGCCTCGCTTGCTCAGGCTGCGGGTATCCAGGCGGGAGATCACATTGAGTCCGTCGCGGGAACCCATGTCGAGAGCTGGACGGAGATGGGCCAGCTCCTGCGCTCCAGCATTGCCACCGGTCAGCCCTTCGACGTCACGTACGAGCGAGACGGGAGCCGCCTGAGCGCGAGCGTGGACTCTGCTTCCGTGAACAATGACGGTAAGTTTGGAATCACGGCGTCGGCCGAGGTGTATCGGCCCACGTTCCTGGAGTCCATAAGCATGGGATGGCACTACTTCACCTCCACGGTTGGTTACGTGGCGCAGCTCTTCCAGCCAGCGCACACCGCAGAGGTGGTTTCGCAGTCCACCTCCATTGTGGGTATCTCGGTCATGGCCTCACAAGCGGCCCAAACTGGCGTCGAGAGCTTTCTGCTCCTCATGGCGGCCATTTCGCTGTCCCTGGGCATCATGAACCTCATTCCCATTCCGCCCCTCGACGGTGGCAAGCTCCTCATCGAGCTCGTTCAGCTCGTGATTAGAAGGGACATCTCCCCGCGTGTGCAGGGATACCTCTCCTACCTTGGCCTCGCACTCGCGCTCGTGCTGT
- the frr gene encoding ribosome recycling factor — protein sequence MSEITDTARDRMEKCLEALKTNFGKVRTGRANPHVLDSIMVDYYGQSTPVTQLAGVKVPEASMLVVEPWDKTSLNAIEKAISQSDLGITPSNDGQVIRLPFPKPTGERRKELAKECRTLAEEARVAVRNVRREANGKLERDEELSEDDVRREQAKVQKLTDDFVKKIDEATKAKEAEVMEI from the coding sequence ATGAGCGAGATCACCGATACCGCCCGTGACCGCATGGAGAAGTGCCTCGAGGCGCTCAAGACCAACTTTGGCAAGGTCCGCACGGGGCGCGCCAACCCGCACGTCCTCGACTCCATCATGGTCGACTACTACGGCCAGTCCACGCCCGTGACCCAGCTTGCCGGCGTCAAGGTTCCCGAGGCCAGCATGCTCGTGGTCGAGCCGTGGGACAAGACGAGCCTCAACGCCATCGAGAAGGCCATCTCCCAGTCCGACCTTGGCATCACCCCGTCCAACGACGGTCAGGTCATTCGCCTTCCGTTCCCCAAGCCCACCGGAGAGCGCCGCAAGGAGCTTGCCAAGGAGTGCCGCACGCTCGCCGAGGAGGCCCGTGTGGCCGTCCGCAACGTTCGTCGCGAGGCAAACGGCAAGCTCGAGCGCGACGAGGAGCTCTCCGAGGACGACGTGCGCCGCGAGCAGGCCAAGGTCCAGAAGCTCACGGACGACTTCGTGAAGAAGATTGACGAGGCGACCAAGGCCAAAGAGGCCGAGGTCATGGAGATCTAG